Proteins encoded together in one Telopea speciosissima isolate NSW1024214 ecotype Mountain lineage chromosome 4, Tspe_v1, whole genome shotgun sequence window:
- the LOC122659564 gene encoding pentatricopeptide repeat-containing protein At5g66520-like has translation MNVSLNLHSLAKPVQRVVLGNQQQLQSPAQQREKRQSPQKKTDAAISLLQLCKNSKELVQVHSLLIKTSLIREKHAFGRLLSFFAASSEPGTLDYAQRLFDNVDFPRNSFIYNTMIKAYLIRGNPRISFLVYYQMLCEGSIFPDEFTFTFVFAACSKLSSVSEGKQAHAQMVKYPLRFGTQSWNSLLDFYAKIREMGSLGQRLFDQIEEPDIISWNCLLDGFVKSGELDAARAIFDVMPQRDTVSWTSMLVGFANAGLMSEASKLFDNMPERNLVSWSAMISACVQMGRYREGLDLFKQMQVAGIKTDKITMTTLLSACARLGALDQGQWFHAYIDKYMIEIDAHLSTALVDMYAKCGKIDIALKVFRRSGHKKVFLWNAILGGLAMHSRGREAVELLSEMLEEGIKPNQITFLSVLAACSHSGLVDDGLRIFHIMMNDHNIRLTMAHYGCIVDLYARAGLLNDAKRFIETMPMEADGSVWRALLGACRLHGNVNLGEHIGRILLELEPSNDGNYVLLSDIYAIGKRWEDVGKLRREMKVSGVRKMPGCSSIELNGVIHEFVAGDGSHPESLKIYRMLDEMAPLLGARHA, from the coding sequence ATGAACGTGTCTCTAAATCTTCATTCCCTAGCAAAACCAGTCCAAAGAGTTGTACTCGGCAACCAGCAACAACTACAATCCCCAGCCCAGCAAAGAGAAAAACGACAGTCGCCACAGAAGAAAACTGATGCCGCCATTTCGCTCCTGCAACTTTGTAAAAATAGCAAAGAACTTGTCCAGGTACACTCCCTCCTCATTAAAACCTCACTCATTCGAGAAAAACATGCATTTGGTCGCCTACTTTCCTTTTTCGCGGCCTCTTCCGAACCGGGTACTCTTGATTATGCCCAAAGGCTCTTTGACAATGTTGATTTTCCGAGGAATTCCTTCATCTACAACACCATGATCAAAGCTTATCTGATTCGGGGTAATCCGAGGATCAGTTTTCTTGTCTACTACCAAATGTTATGCGAAGGCTCCATTTTTCCTGACGAGTTCACTTTTACTTTCGTTTTTGCTGCCTGTTCTAAGTTGTCCTCTGTTTCCGAGGGTAAGCAGGCCCATGCTCAGATGGTAAAATACCCACTTCGGTTCGGAACCCAATCTTGGAATTCGTTGTTGGATTTCTATGCGAAGATAAGAGAGATGGGATCGTTGGGGCAACGATTGTTTGATCAAATTGAGGAACCCGATATCATTTCTTGGAATTGTTTGCTTGATGGGTTTGTGAAATCAGGGGAGCTTGATGCTGCACGGGCGATTTTCGACGTAATGCCTCAGAGGGATACTGTTTCTTGGACCAGTATGCTTGTGGGTTTTGCCAATGCGGGCTTGATGAGCGAAGCTTCTAAATTGTTTGATAATATGCCAGAGCGCAACTTGGTTTCTTGGAGTGCGATGATTAGTGCGTGTGTGCAAATGGGTCGATATAGGGAGGGGTTGGATCTTTTCAAACAGATGCAAGTTGCAGGCATCAAGACAGATAAGATCACGATGACGACATTGCTGTCTGCTTGTGCGAGGTTGGGAGCGCTTGATCAGGGTCAATGGTTTCATGCCTATATAGACAAATATATGATAGAAATCGATGCCCATCTATCTACTGCTTTAGTTGATATGTATGCTAAATGTGGGAAGATTGATATTGCTCTCAAAGTCTTTCGACGTTCAGGACATAAGAAGGTGTTTTTATGGAATGCCATTCTAGGAGGCCTTGCTATGCATTCGCGTGGGAGGGAAGCTGTTGAACTGCTATCGGAAATGTTAGAGGAAGGGATAAAGCCCAACCAGATCACCTTCCTTAGTGTTTTAGCAGCATGTAGCCACTCGGGTCTAGTTGATGATGGGTTGCGAATATTTCACATTATGATGAATGACCACAATATTAGGCTTACCATGGCGCACTATGGATGCATAGTGGACCTTTACGCCCGTGCGGGCTTGTTGAATGATGCAAAACGGTTTATAGAAACCATGCCAATGGAAGCTGATGGAAGTGTATGGAGAGCGCTCCTTGGTGCTTGTAGACTTCATGGTAATGTCAATTTGGGAGAGCACATAGGGAGGATCTTACTTGAACTGGAGCCATCAAATGATGGAAATTACGTGCTTCTATCAGATATTTATGCAATTGGTAAGAGGTGGGAGGATGTTGGTAAGCTGCGAAGGGAGATGAAGGTGAGTGGGGTTCGGAAGATGCCCGGTTGCAGCTCCATTGAGTTAAATGGTGTCATCCATGAGTTTGTTGCAGGTGACGGTTCCCACCCAGAGAGtcttaagatttatagaatgtTGGATGAGATGGCCCCTTTACTAGGTGCCAGGCATGCATAG
- the LOC122660113 gene encoding protein trichome birefringence-like 6: MQRQRSFSVKPSRFLVLSFIISSSLLLLLFFSICLLRNNPSIAQETHIQLNTPSLIPDLSPIEVSGSMVFSGNFTGSEVENPFLLDAHFGESDDSTGNAVVSVNEKVESEENGFTVTNGRNCTEAEKGFLESEQEQYSKSENPSEKTEVLKDQRIEAKKNECDFTNGKWVFDENYPLYTNSSCPFIDEGFNCQANGRWDRDYMKWRWLPHECNIPRFDAVKMLKLIRGKRLVFVGDSINRNQWESMLCLLKVAVTDPKRVYETHGRRITKGKGYYSFKFVDYSCTVEYYVTHFLVHESKARVGRKRFQTLRIDTIDKGSSRWRGADILVFNTAHWWNHYKTKSGVNYYQEGDQVHPYLEASTAFRRALTTWATWVDKHINPRKTQVFFQSSVPSHFRGGQWNSGGHCGEAIQPLNDTSHVNYPQRNIIVEEVIQKMKTPVTFLNVTSLSEYRIDGHPSVYGRKPVNSNPSRVQDCSHWCLPGVPDIWNELLYFNLQSRQKGRAPLNK; the protein is encoded by the exons ATGCAGAGGCAGAGGAGTTTCTCCGTCAAACCCTCAAGATTTCTGGTCCTCTCCTTTATcatctcttcctcccttcttctccttctcttcttctccatctgccTTCTCAGAAACAACCCTTCAATCGCTCAAGAAACCCATATCCAGCTCAACACACCCTCCCTTATTCCGGATCTCTCACCCATCGAAGTTAGTGGGTCGATGGTGTTCAGTGGAAACTTTACAGGGAGTGAGGTAGAGAACCCATTTCTTTTAGATGCCCATTTCGGTGAATCAGATGATTCTACTGGGAATGCTGTGGTTTCAGTTAATGAGAAGGTTGAGAGTGAAGAGAATGGGTTTACTGTCACAAACGGTAGGAACTGTACTGAAGCTGAAAAGGGTTTCTTGGAAAGTGAGCAAGAGCAATATAGCAAATCTGAAAATCCATCCGAGAAAACTGAAGTTTTAAAGGATCAGAGGATTGAAGCAAAGAAAAATGAGTGTGATTTTACAAATGGGAAGTGGGTTTTTGATGAGAACTATCCCCTGTACACAAATAGTTCATGTCCCTTTATAGATGAAGGTTTTAATTGCCAGGCTAATGGAAGATGGGATCGTGATTATATGAAATGGAGATGGCTACCACATGAATGCAACATTCCAAG GTTCGATGCAGTGAAAATGCTGAAACTAATTAGAGGGAAGAGACTGGTTTTTGTCGGCGATTCAATTAACAGGAACCAGTGGGAATCCATGCTATGTTTATTAAAAGTAGCCGTCACTGATCCAAAGAGGGTTTATGAGACCCATGGACGAAGGATCACAAAGGGGAAGGGATATTACAGCTTCAAATTTGTG GACTATAGTTGTACAGTTGAATACTATGTTACCCACTTCTTGGTTCATGAAAGCAAGGCTAGAGTGGGGCGTAAGCGTTTCCAAACTCTCCGCATTGACACCATTGATAAGGGTTCTTCAAGATGGAGAGGAGCTGATATTCTTGTTTTCAACACTGCACATTGGTGGAATCATTACAAAACAAAATCTGG AGTGAATTACTATCAGGAAGGGGATCAAGTTCATCCCTATCTTGAAGCTTCAACAGCTTTCAGAAGAGCTCTGACGACATGGGCAACATGGGTTGACAAACATATCAATCCAAGGAAGACCCAAGTTTTCTTTCAAAGTTCAGTTCCTTCCCATTTCAG GGGCGGCCAATGGAACTCTGGAGGACACTGTGGAGAGGCCATTCAACCACTTAATGATACCTCACATGTAAACTACCCTCAAAGGAATATAATTGTGGAGGAGGTCATACAGAAAATGAAGACTCCTGTAACTTTCTTGAATGTAACTAGTTTGTCAGAATATAGGATTGATGGTCATCCATCGGTATATGGAAGAAAACCAGTGAATAGCAACCCTTCAAGAGTTCAAGATTGTAGTCATTGGTGCCTTCCTGGTGTTCCTGATATCTGGAATGAATTGTTGTATTTTAACTTGCAATCTAGACAAAAAGGCAGAGCTCCCCTGAATAAATGA
- the LOC122657747 gene encoding homeobox protein knotted-1-like 1: MEDFYRLDPAISRSDEIAGVGNVVPVPAPVTATEFDRQDENIFQIEANEPEISGSEISSLIKAQIANHPRYRSLVNAYIECRKVGAPPKMASLLEEIARENHPNCGSREIGADPELDKFMDSYCEVLYRYKEELSKPFDEATSFLSNIETQLSDLCKVASSSTTTTSASFGNYHSDEAPGMSEEELSYRDVEVVDGLESSGPHHGDRELKEMLLRKYSGYLSNLRKEFMKQRKKGKLPKDARMALLDWWNNHHRWPYPTEEEKMQLSEVSGLDHKQINNWFINQRKRHWKPSVDIGFALVDSITGGSSEPQIHQRNWQ, from the exons ATGGAAGATTTTTACCGGCTCGATCCTGCGATTTCTCGTTCTGATGAAATCGCGGGAGTTGGAAACGTCGTTCCAGTTCCAGCTCCAGTTACAGCGACGGAATTTGACCGTCAAGACGAAAACATCTTTCAAATCGAAGCCAACGAGCCGGAAATCTCTGGATCGGAGATTTCCAGTCTGATCAAAGCTCAGATCGCAAACCATCCTCGCTATCGTAGCTTAGTGAATGCTTATATAGAATGTCGGAAG GTCGGAGCGCCACCGAAAATGGCGtctcttcttgaagaaatcgcTCGAGAAAACCACCCTAATTGTGGTTCTAGGGAGATAGGAGCGGATCCAGAACTCGACAAGTTCATG GATTCGTACTGCGAAGTTCTTTACAGATACAAGGAAGAACTATCGAAGCCGTTCGATGAAGCAACAAGTTTTTTGAGCAATATCGAAACGCAGCTCAGCGATCTCTGCAAGGTAGCTTCTTCCTCGACCACAACGACCTCTGCTTCCTTTGGGAATTACCACTCAG ATGAAGCACCTGGGATGTCAGAAGAGGAGCTAAGCTACAGGGACGTGGAGGTGGTGGATGGTCTGGAATCTTCTGGTCCCCATCATGGTGACAGGGAGCTGAAAGAAATGCTTTTGCGAAAGTACAGTGGCTATCTTAGCAATCTCAGGAAAGAATTCATGAAGCAAAGGAAGAAAGGGAAGCTACCTAAAGATGCAAGGATGGCATTGTTGGACTGGTGGAATAACCACCATAGATGGCCATACCCCACG gaagaggagaagatgcAGCTCTCTGAAGTGAGTGGATTAGACCATAAGCAGATTAACAATTGGTTCATCAATCAGAGGAAGCGGCACTGGAAGCCATCGGTAGACATCGGTTTTGCACTGGTGGACAGTATCACCGGTGGCAGTTCAGAACCTCAAATACACCAGAGGAACTGGCAATAA